In the genome of Desulfovibrio desulfuricans, one region contains:
- a CDS encoding glycosyltransferase translates to MFQSIAGEKKDSSPFQASFCVDLHVHSCHSTCPSQWILQKIGCGESYTPPRKIYDIARARGMNYVTITDHDTITGALEIAHLPQTFISEEISAYFPDDRCEVHVLAWNITEAQHKEITRLRQNIFELVPYLTEQGIAHACAHPLCAANNRLTLSHVEQLILLFSVFELNGARNNVQNEVLRKIVGALTPEATAKMEDKHGFGAHVAQPWLKSFVAGSDDHSSCNIARSSTVVEVSRRDVGQSGHAPTTALLRSIMAGRTTPRVIPATPLGFAHNLYAIGYQFYKNSTGLAQDINNSTVLRFAENMLTGQPDTRSRSIRTRVMSIGGFLLQCGRWVARSEKSMQENMLEAAGRAIGRSQDLLAAADSVNVILPQERMPQREALLASFVAEVTESVQLACSNAVLADVLKGNFFNVFKLVGAMGSLYAMLAPYGIGYSLFAQDKMFARECLRRFVPIGKKHEINGDRAAIAYFTDTYLEVNGVAKTLQSMLPLAREQGKKMDILTCVRPDSASDTPGSDLGPVNFCPIGSFSIPEYPELTLNYPPALKIVQHCYESGYTLLHSATPGPMGLAALLTAKMLKLPIHATYHTAFPQYILELTGDPSLEEATWRYVYWYYNQMDVVFAPSAATMKELIAHGLPEEKIRLYPRGVDASRYTPAWQGSQQGQDSAVRFLYVGRLSREKSVTRLVDAFRLVLEQMPSARLSIVGDGPQAEELQSQAAGMPVTFTGYLSGAALVRAYEQADIFVFPSTTDTYGKVVLEAQAAGLAVVVSGQGGPRENVIPGKSGLVVRQETAEAYASAMLALASDASMLLAMKHEARCYAESRSSQKAFAAQWKLIETLSPQACW, encoded by the coding sequence ATGTTCCAGAGCATTGCCGGAGAAAAAAAGGATTCCAGCCCGTTTCAAGCCTCGTTTTGTGTTGATCTGCATGTCCATTCCTGCCATTCAACCTGCCCTTCGCAGTGGATTTTGCAAAAGATCGGCTGCGGCGAAAGTTACACCCCTCCCCGCAAGATATACGACATCGCCAGAGCCAGAGGCATGAATTACGTGACCATAACGGATCACGACACCATCACCGGCGCGCTGGAAATAGCCCACCTGCCGCAGACCTTTATCAGCGAAGAAATTTCGGCCTACTTTCCCGACGACAGATGCGAAGTCCATGTGCTCGCCTGGAACATTACCGAAGCCCAGCACAAGGAAATAACACGCCTGAGGCAAAATATCTTTGAGCTTGTGCCCTACCTGACGGAGCAGGGCATAGCCCATGCCTGCGCACACCCCCTGTGCGCGGCCAACAACAGGCTTACCTTGAGCCATGTGGAACAGCTTATTTTGCTGTTTTCGGTATTTGAGCTCAACGGGGCGCGCAACAATGTGCAAAACGAGGTGCTGCGCAAAATTGTTGGCGCTCTTACGCCCGAGGCCACGGCCAAAATGGAAGACAAGCACGGTTTCGGTGCCCATGTCGCCCAGCCGTGGCTCAAAAGTTTTGTGGCCGGGTCCGACGACCATTCGTCGTGCAATATCGCCAGAAGCTCCACCGTGGTCGAAGTGTCCCGCAGGGATGTCGGCCAGTCGGGGCATGCGCCCACAACCGCGCTTTTGCGGTCCATCATGGCGGGCAGAACCACCCCCCGCGTCATTCCGGCCACACCGCTGGGCTTTGCCCACAACCTGTACGCGATCGGCTATCAGTTTTACAAAAATTCCACCGGCCTTGCGCAGGATATAAACAACAGCACCGTACTGCGCTTTGCGGAAAACATGCTCACGGGCCAGCCCGATACGCGCAGCCGCAGCATACGAACGCGCGTCATGTCCATAGGCGGATTTTTGCTGCAATGCGGCCGCTGGGTGGCGCGGTCGGAAAAAAGTATGCAGGAAAACATGCTGGAGGCCGCAGGCCGGGCCATTGGCCGCTCGCAGGACCTGCTGGCGGCTGCGGACAGCGTTAACGTCATCCTGCCGCAAGAGCGCATGCCCCAGCGCGAGGCTCTGCTGGCCAGCTTTGTGGCCGAAGTAACGGAAAGCGTGCAGCTGGCCTGCTCCAATGCCGTGCTGGCAGATGTTCTCAAGGGTAATTTTTTCAATGTATTCAAATTGGTAGGGGCCATGGGTTCGCTATACGCCATGCTCGCACCCTATGGCATCGGCTACTCGTTGTTTGCACAGGACAAGATGTTTGCGCGCGAGTGCCTGCGGCGTTTTGTCCCAATCGGCAAAAAACATGAAATCAACGGCGACAGGGCCGCCATAGCGTACTTTACCGACACCTACCTTGAAGTAAACGGCGTTGCCAAAACGCTGCAGTCCATGCTGCCTCTGGCCAGAGAGCAGGGTAAAAAAATGGATATCCTTACCTGCGTGCGTCCTGACAGCGCGTCCGATACCCCAGGCAGCGATCTTGGCCCGGTGAATTTTTGCCCTATCGGCAGTTTTTCCATACCGGAGTATCCCGAGCTTACGCTCAATTATCCCCCGGCGCTCAAGATTGTGCAGCACTGCTACGAGAGCGGCTACACCCTGCTGCATTCCGCCACCCCCGGCCCCATGGGCCTGGCGGCCCTGCTGACGGCAAAAATGCTCAAGCTGCCCATTCATGCTACTTACCACACGGCTTTTCCGCAGTATATTCTTGAGCTTACGGGCGATCCTTCGCTTGAGGAGGCCACGTGGCGCTACGTGTACTGGTACTATAACCAGATGGATGTGGTTTTTGCGCCCTCGGCGGCCACCATGAAGGAACTCATTGCTCACGGCCTGCCGGAAGAAAAAATACGCCTGTACCCCAGGGGCGTGGACGCCTCGCGCTATACCCCGGCATGGCAGGGCAGCCAGCAAGGGCAGGATTCGGCCGTGCGGTTTTTGTATGTGGGCCGCCTCTCGCGGGAAAAAAGCGTAACCCGTCTGGTGGACGCCTTCAGGCTTGTTCTGGAGCAGATGCCTTCAGCCCGGTTGAGCATAGTGGGCGACGGGCCGCAGGCCGAGGAGCTGCAAAGCCAGGCCGCTGGCATGCCTGTTACCTTTACAGGCTATCTGAGCGGCGCCGCCCTGGTACGGGCCTACGAACAGGCCGACATTTTTGTCTTTCCTTCCACTACCGACACGTATGGCAAGGTAGTGCTCGAGGCGCAGGCCGCTGGTCTGGCGGTGGTGGTGAGCGGGCAGGGCGGCCCCAGAGAAAACGTCATCCCCGGCAAGAGCGGGCTGGTGGTCAGGCAGGAAACAGCCGAGGCCTACGCCTCGGCCATGCTGGCGCTGGCAAGCGACGCCAGCATGCTGCTTGCCATGAAGCACGAGGCGCGCTGCTATGCGGAGTCGCGCAGCTCGCAAAAGGCCTTTGCCGCGCAGTGGAAGCTTATTGAAACCCTGAGCCCGCAGGCCTGCTGGTAA
- the tsaE gene encoding tRNA (adenosine(37)-N6)-threonylcarbamoyltransferase complex ATPase subunit type 1 TsaE, with product MAQITLHNLSETERLGAMLAEAVGSCGIAALLLRGPLGSGKTTLTRALVEALPGGDQAEVASPSFTLCNYYPTTPPVMHCDLYRSPGSLPDEIAEGLDRPEIFSVLEWSEYLPEAEMPQDYLDISLQPCEVSRQLTLQAHGPIAAKLLRHLRQNWPVDSSAHG from the coding sequence ATGGCCCAGATAACCCTGCATAATCTCTCAGAAACAGAGCGTCTCGGGGCCATGCTGGCCGAAGCCGTAGGCAGTTGCGGCATTGCGGCATTGTTGTTGCGCGGGCCGCTCGGCAGCGGCAAAACAACGCTTACACGCGCACTGGTAGAGGCTCTGCCTGGCGGCGACCAGGCAGAGGTCGCCAGCCCCTCGTTTACGCTCTGCAACTACTACCCAACCACGCCGCCGGTGATGCACTGCGACCTTTACCGCAGCCCCGGCAGCCTGCCCGACGAGATTGCCGAGGGTCTCGACAGACCTGAAATTTTTTCTGTGCTGGAGTGGTCCGAATACCTGCCCGAGGCGGAAATGCCGCAAGATTATCTGGACATATCCCTGCAACCGTGCGAAGTAAGTCGCCAACTGACGCTGCAAGCTCACGGTCCTATTGCCGCGAAGCTTTTGCGCCACCTGCGCCAAAATTGGCCTGTGGACAGCTCTGCCCACGGCTAG
- a CDS encoding HD-GYP domain-containing protein, with protein sequence MPHIKIPVSTLRPGMYIVDPGISWLKAPLLYMQEGILASTDEINNIILQGFAEAYYDPERSFDETPAAQLPNTPLAVELQHANKIYEDAYANVKNFLESARGGALDLTFARPLVGDIIKSLARNVDALVTLSLLKKTDEYTYAHSVNVTIFAVAFANFLGMPEDRLHNVGLAGLLHDYGKALIPHEILTAPRSLTFQEFETMREHVLLGVEKIKQFSNVEPETIEGIAQHHEKHNGTGYPSRLSGKQIGVFGRVLSLSDVYDALSSKRVYKNPLPPNKALGMMYKMRGQAWAPGYVERFIKMVGIFPVGTAVELSNEHRGIVCRSNTNFPAQPCILVAQDPDGRAIQPQFVDLTRFIGLRITRSLSATESAAFDIPELLGGPA encoded by the coding sequence ATGCCACACATCAAAATACCCGTTTCCACCCTCCGCCCCGGCATGTATATTGTCGACCCCGGGATCTCGTGGCTAAAGGCTCCCCTGCTCTACATGCAGGAGGGCATTTTGGCATCGACGGATGAGATCAACAACATCATCCTGCAGGGGTTTGCCGAGGCCTACTACGACCCCGAGCGCTCGTTTGACGAAACCCCAGCGGCCCAGCTGCCCAATACTCCGCTTGCCGTAGAACTGCAACACGCCAACAAAATTTACGAAGATGCCTACGCAAACGTAAAAAACTTTCTTGAATCCGCACGTGGCGGCGCGCTTGACCTGACCTTTGCCCGGCCCTTGGTGGGCGACATCATCAAAAGCCTTGCCCGCAACGTTGACGCCCTGGTCACGCTTTCGCTGCTAAAAAAGACCGACGAATATACGTACGCCCACAGCGTCAACGTCACCATTTTTGCCGTGGCCTTTGCCAACTTTTTGGGCATGCCCGAAGACCGCCTGCACAACGTGGGGCTGGCCGGTCTGCTGCACGATTACGGCAAGGCGCTGATTCCGCATGAAATTCTCACCGCTCCTCGCTCGCTGACCTTTCAGGAATTCGAGACCATGCGCGAGCATGTGCTGCTGGGTGTTGAAAAAATCAAACAATTCTCCAATGTTGAGCCAGAAACTATTGAAGGCATCGCCCAGCACCACGAAAAACACAACGGCACAGGTTACCCCAGTCGCCTTTCGGGCAAGCAGATCGGCGTTTTTGGCCGGGTGCTCTCCCTCAGCGACGTGTACGACGCCCTGTCGTCCAAGCGGGTTTACAAAAACCCATTGCCCCCCAACAAGGCACTGGGCATGATGTACAAAATGCGCGGTCAGGCCTGGGCCCCAGGCTATGTCGAGCGCTTCATAAAAATGGTGGGCATTTTCCCCGTGGGTACAGCGGTGGAGCTGTCCAACGAGCACAGGGGCATTGTGTGCCGCTCCAACACCAACTTTCCTGCGCAACCGTGCATCCTTGTGGCGCAAGACCCCGATGGACGCGCCATACAGCCGCAGTTTGTGGACCTCACCCGCTTTATCGGGCTGCGCATTACCCGCTCGCTTTCCGCAACCGAATCCGCAGCCTTTGATATCCCGGAATTGCTGGGCGGCCCGGCATAA
- a CDS encoding aspartate kinase, with the protein MKILVQKFGGTSVAKLECMKQVREKVLAGLAQGYKVIAVLSARAGDTNKLLALADEWSSTPDRAEVDSLVSTGEQVSISLFTMLLKDAGIRARSLLGWQIPITTDDDFGRARIRSIDSNSLRKFLQNYDVLVVAGFQGCTEDGRITTLGRGGSDTSAVALAASLGSVECDIYTDVDGVYTTDPNICSTARKMDRVAYEEMLEMASMGAKVLHIRSVEFAKKYKVPVRVRSTFSNDPGTLVTQEDSTMEAVLVSGIAYDKDQARVTLRDLPDVPGTAAAVFGPLSEKGILVDMIVQNTSQDGHTDMTFTVSRKELKQTLEMMEEVAQKTGAREVLHDVSVAKVSAIGVGMRNHSGVAARAFAALTQEGINILMISTSEIKITILIQEKYVELAVRILHDTFGLDWDLG; encoded by the coding sequence ATGAAAATATTGGTCCAGAAATTTGGCGGCACTTCCGTTGCCAAGCTGGAGTGCATGAAGCAGGTGCGTGAGAAAGTACTGGCAGGCCTTGCCCAGGGGTATAAGGTCATTGCGGTGCTTTCGGCGCGGGCTGGCGACACCAACAAGCTGCTTGCCCTTGCCGATGAATGGTCTTCCACGCCTGACCGCGCGGAAGTTGATTCTCTCGTCTCTACGGGCGAGCAGGTTTCCATCAGCCTGTTTACCATGCTGCTGAAAGACGCGGGCATCCGCGCCCGCTCACTGCTCGGCTGGCAGATTCCCATCACCACGGACGACGACTTTGGCCGTGCGCGCATCCGCTCCATCGACAGCAATTCCCTGCGTAAATTCCTGCAGAACTATGACGTGCTTGTGGTAGCCGGATTTCAGGGTTGCACCGAAGACGGCCGCATTACCACACTTGGCCGAGGCGGCTCGGACACCTCGGCTGTGGCGCTGGCTGCGTCGCTTGGCTCTGTGGAGTGCGACATCTACACAGACGTTGACGGCGTCTACACCACCGACCCCAATATCTGCTCCACGGCCCGCAAAATGGACCGCGTGGCCTATGAGGAAATGCTTGAAATGGCAAGCATGGGGGCCAAGGTACTGCACATCCGCTCTGTAGAATTTGCCAAAAAATACAAGGTTCCCGTGCGCGTGCGCTCCACATTCAGCAATGATCCAGGCACGCTTGTCACTCAGGAGGACTCCACCATGGAAGCCGTACTCGTTTCCGGCATTGCATATGACAAAGATCAGGCCCGCGTGACCCTGCGCGACCTCCCCGATGTGCCTGGCACGGCGGCGGCAGTGTTTGGCCCGCTTTCCGAAAAAGGCATTCTGGTCGACATGATCGTGCAGAATACCAGCCAGGACGGCCACACCGACATGACCTTTACCGTCTCGCGCAAGGAGCTCAAGCAGACCTTGGAGATGATGGAAGAAGTCGCCCAAAAGACCGGCGCGCGCGAAGTGCTGCACGACGTGAGCGTGGCCAAGGTCTCGGCCATCGGCGTGGGCATGCGCAACCATTCCGGCGTCGCGGCGCGGGCGTTTGCCGCCCTGACTCAGGAAGGCATCAATATTCTTATGATCAGCACTTCTGAAATCAAGATCACCATCCTGATCCAGGAAAAATACGTCGAGCTTGCCGTGCGCATTCTGCACGACACCTTCGGCCTGGACTGGGACCTGGGCTAG
- a CDS encoding polysaccharide deacetylase family protein: MPSIVSAQQTASANDAASSWLPDAQDARKALPNDSTPPARREPATVLPPLPAASVGNIRRVAIADGAKVVALTFDLCELDTVTTGCDMDILGFLRSERIPATLFMGGKWMRTHSRRVLQIMTESQFEIANHAWSHGNFALLSPAGLRAQVLWTQAQYELLRDEALRQARAQGRPEPNIAPVPTLFRLPYGRCNDQALQALANLGMQVVQWDVVAESGGDNTSPEHARHEAKLVASQVRPGSILLFHANLVPKGSAQLLRETVAELRRKGYSFVSAGTLLGMGTPQRTMNGYFTRPGDNKALDSQFGVDGTGRHTPFTGD; encoded by the coding sequence ATGCCCTCAATAGTGTCCGCACAGCAAACCGCGTCCGCAAACGATGCGGCCTCTTCATGGCTGCCCGACGCCCAGGACGCCCGCAAGGCCCTGCCCAACGATTCCACGCCTCCCGCGCGGCGCGAACCCGCTACAGTGCTTCCGCCGCTGCCTGCCGCGTCTGTGGGCAATATCCGTCGGGTGGCCATTGCCGACGGGGCCAAGGTCGTCGCCCTTACCTTTGACCTGTGCGAGCTTGATACCGTCACCACTGGCTGCGATATGGATATCCTCGGTTTTTTGCGCAGCGAACGCATACCAGCCACGCTGTTTATGGGCGGCAAGTGGATGCGCACCCATTCGCGCCGGGTTTTGCAGATAATGACCGAGTCGCAGTTTGAAATTGCTAACCACGCATGGTCGCACGGCAATTTTGCGTTGCTCTCGCCTGCGGGGTTGCGCGCCCAGGTGCTGTGGACGCAGGCGCAATATGAGTTGCTGCGCGACGAAGCCTTGCGGCAGGCGCGGGCGCAGGGCCGCCCTGAACCAAACATTGCGCCCGTGCCCACGCTGTTTCGCCTGCCCTACGGGCGCTGCAACGATCAGGCTTTGCAGGCGCTGGCAAACCTTGGCATGCAGGTAGTGCAGTGGGATGTGGTGGCCGAGTCGGGCGGGGACAATACCAGTCCCGAGCACGCGCGGCACGAGGCCAAGCTGGTAGCCTCGCAGGTCAGGCCGGGTTCCATACTGCTGTTCCACGCCAACCTTGTGCCCAAGGGGTCGGCCCAGCTGCTGCGCGAAACCGTGGCCGAGCTGCGCCGCAAGGGATACAGCTTTGTCTCTGCCGGTACGCTGCTGGGCATGGGAACGCCGCAACGCACCATGAACGGCTACTTTACCAGACCCGGCGACAACAAGGCGCTGGACAGCCAGTTTGGCGTTGACGGCACCGGACGGCACACGCCTTTTACCGGCGACTAG
- a CDS encoding HAD hydrolase-like protein: MKQYLFFDLDGTVTDSKQGIIRSVQHALTYFNIARADEELLYFIGPPLRDSFGKLFDGDAAKAELAVKKYREYYSVKGIFENALYDGIADLLADLRAAGRVVSLATSKPEPFALRILEHFGIAGVFDHVAGAELTGPRNSKTSVLRYACGLCNVADMKRCLMVGDREYDVLGAHAVGMPCAGVLYGYGSRGELEQAGADSLCADVPALRQLLLA, encoded by the coding sequence GTGAAGCAATACCTGTTTTTTGATCTCGACGGCACGGTGACAGATTCCAAGCAGGGCATTATCCGCTCTGTGCAGCACGCGCTGACGTATTTTAACATTGCGCGGGCGGATGAAGAGCTGCTGTACTTTATCGGTCCGCCCCTGCGCGATTCGTTTGGCAAGCTGTTTGACGGCGACGCAGCCAAGGCGGAGCTGGCCGTGAAGAAATACCGCGAATATTACTCCGTCAAAGGTATTTTTGAAAACGCCCTGTACGACGGTATTGCGGATTTGCTGGCCGATCTGCGCGCCGCCGGGCGGGTGGTTTCGCTGGCCACTTCCAAGCCCGAACCTTTTGCGTTGCGCATCCTTGAGCATTTTGGCATTGCCGGGGTATTTGACCATGTGGCCGGGGCGGAGCTGACAGGCCCGCGCAACAGCAAAACCTCAGTGCTGCGGTACGCCTGCGGTTTGTGCAATGTCGCGGATATGAAGCGCTGTCTGATGGTGGGCGACAGAGAGTACGACGTACTGGGAGCCCACGCCGTGGGCATGCCCTGCGCCGGGGTGCTGTACGGTTACGGATCGCGCGGCGAGCTTGAACAGGCCGGCGCCGACAGCCTGTGCGCCGACGTGCCCGCGTTGCGGCAATTGCTGCTGGCCTGA
- a CDS encoding MFS transporter, translated as MAALVAGVVMLDFGVSIAQVSNQSLILGLSESARGRVNTIYMTVLFMGGSLGSAAASHAWAAYRWPGVMLTGGGFALAGLVFHLLERRCPSPATGRQPQGCC; from the coding sequence ATGGCCGCCCTTGTAGCGGGGGTTGTTATGCTCGACTTTGGCGTGTCCATTGCGCAGGTGTCCAATCAGTCGCTTATTCTCGGTCTTTCGGAATCGGCGCGGGGCCGGGTCAATACCATCTACATGACGGTACTGTTTATGGGCGGTTCTCTCGGTTCGGCAGCAGCCAGCCATGCCTGGGCCGCGTATCGCTGGCCGGGCGTTATGCTGACCGGCGGTGGTTTTGCCCTTGCGGGCCTTGTTTTTCACCTGCTTGAAAGGCGCTGTCCCAGCCCTGCAACGGGCAGACAGCCGCAGGGGTGCTGCTAG